CCATTCCCGGCAATGGGCGTAGAGTTCGCTGGGTATGGCTCCGGGCTTTAAGTTTTCAGCCACAAAGGACTGCACGTCCATGCAGAACGAATGCGCGGATGCGACTTCGTCCGAAATGGCTGGACCGGAGGCTGCCCAGAATATCTGGGTTTTATCAGTAACATAGCCTTCGAGCGCAAAGCCGCAGTCCACGCTGAGCGGCTCACCGGCCCGCCAGACCTGGCCCGCATACCCCATGAAGGGAGTGGCCGGGTGTTCACCGCGCAGGCCCAGGGGGCCGTTGAACACGCTCGGGTAGTTGCCGGAATCCCCGGCCGACACGTGTCCCAGGAAAATTTCCTCTCCGTGCGAGCCCATGCGCATTATCCCGGTATGTCCGAGTTCAAAAAAGATATCCCATATTGTGTGGGACACCTCGCGCTCGGTCATGCCCGGCTTCAGCCGCGCGGGTAAAAGTTCAACCATGGCTTTAGCGTGTCGCTGCCCGCACAGACGGATTTTGGCCAGCTCCCACTCGGTTTTCACGGCCTGACACTTTGAAAGCGCCATATCACCCGGAACGAAGCGGACATCCTTGAGCTTTGACAAGAGCAAACCGGATAAACTCCAGGAAAGCCCGTTCATCTCGGCCGCCACCACCGGAGTCAGGGGGGACCCGGCCTCGGCGCATATCCCCGGAACATCACCGTAGGAGCGGAAAGCCACCACCCGGCTGAGCGGCGACTCCATCATGGCCCGTTCGATTCCCTTGCGGATCAAGAGCACCGGCTCGCCCTCCATGGGCAGCCACAGCATTCCGTTGCCAAAGGTCCCCGTGAGATAGTAGATGGCCAGCCGGGAAAAGACCGCCAATCCTCCCGCTTCGGGAGCCGTTTTGGCCAAAACCGCCCGGCAGGCCTGATGGCGCCGGGCGATCTCTTCAGCGGGCATCACTTCAATGGCTTCAAACATACCTTCTTCTCCTGCTACATGGACTGCATCCGCCGCTTTGGTGGCGGCCATGCTTCTCTACGGCGGGTCCTTCGTGGCCATGAAGGCCGCCGTGCAGTACCTCGATCCCTGGCTGATCGTGCTGGGCCGGCTTCTCTTGGCCCTGGCGGCATTCAGCCTTTACTGGAAACGCATCCCTCCAATAAACAAAGTGCGGGCCCATATTCCGAAACTGATGCTGATGGCCCTGAGCGAGCCGTGCCTCTACTTCGTGTTCGAGGCCAAAGCCCTCACCCTGACCCAGGCATCCCAGGCCGGAGTCATAACCGCGCTCCTGCCCGTGATGGTGGCCTGCGCAGCGGGATTGTTCCTGCACGAAAGGACCTCCCGCAGGGGTTGGCTGGGACTGGCCATGGGTGTTGCCGGCGCGACGCTCCTGAGCGCCTTCGCGCCAGAGGACCAATACTCGCCAAACCCGGCTCTAGGCAACCTCCTGGAATTCGCGGCCATGGCCTGCGCCACAGTCTACACGCTCATGGTCAAACACCTGGTGCGGGTATTTCCGCCGCTTTTTCTCACCGCCTTCCAGGTGATCATCGGGGCGATCTTCTTTCTCCCCGCCCTTCTCATCTCCCCCTGGCCAGCGGAGATACACTGGGAAGCCCTGGCCGCCATAGCGTACCTGGGCATTGGCGTGAGCGTGGGGGCATACTCTCTCTACAACTACTGCCTCTCGAAACTGACCGCCGGGAGCGTGGCCGCAGCGGTGAACCTTATTCCAGCCTTCACCTTGATGCTTGGCTGGCTTCTCCTGGGCGAATCGCTCCAGGGCTGGCAGTGGTTCGGCATCGCCCTTATCCTCACCGGAGCCCGCCTGGCGGGACATACCCCTTGAGAGGGACGGACTTTGCGGTTAGTAAGGGGCACGTCGGGATTATACCCCCAATTGTACGGCACTTTCAGGACAAGGCGGCGAACATGCTTTTAGGCGATGCCGAGATGCGCAAGGCTCTGGCCGGCTGTGCGTCCGTGGCCGTGGTCGGGGCCAAGGACAAGCCCGGCAGCCCCGTGGACCGTGTGGGGCGCTACCTCATTGAAAAGGGATTCACGGTTTACCCGGTTCATCCTGTCCGCAAGGACGTCTGGGGACTCCCCACCTTCGCCAAACTCACCGACATCGGCCAGCCCATAGACATCGTGAATCTGTTTCGAGCAGCGGAGAACTGTCCGGAACACGCCCGGGAAGCCCTCCAGCTGGTTGCGCCTCCCAGGATTTTCTGGATGCAGCTTGGCATCTTCAGCTTTGAGGCCCGCACGATCCTCTCCGGCAGCCCCGCAATGGTGGTGGAGGACCTGTGTCTCATGGTGGAACACCGCCGCCTTTTCCAATAGACCCGGCATGGACCAAACACCCTCCGCATTCGAATGCCGCCGCTGCGGCCACTGCTGCCAGGGCGACGGGGGCATCGTGCTCACCGCCAAGGACCAGTTGCGCCTGGCTGAACACCTGGGTATGGCGCTCGGCGCTTTTCTTGCCGAGCATACCAGCCGGAAAGGGGAAAAAGTCCACCTCGGGGTCCGAAGCGACTCCTACTGCGTCTTTTTCGAGAACGGCTGCGGGGTTCACCCTGCCCGGCCGGACATCTGCCGGGCCTGGCCCTATTTCCGGGGCAACCTGCTGGACTCGTCCAGTTGGGAACTGGCCCAGGATTACTGCCAGGGGATAAACGGAGAGCTCTCACACGAGCAGTTCGTCAAGGAAGGCTTGGCAACGCTCAAAAATGCGGACGTGGGCGTCACCGGCGACCCGGACGCCCCGAGCGCCCTCAAACTGGATGGGATTAAAGCGCCGTGAACGTCGCCGAAGCCAGCAAGATTCTTGGTCTTGGCCCTGAGGACGGCCCTGAGGAACTCAAAAAGAACTACCGCAATCTTGCCTTCAGCTACCACCCCGACTTGAACCCCGGCGACTCCCTGGCCAAGCGCAAGTTCCAGCATTTGAACGAGGCCTATCTGCTGCTCAAGCAGGTCATGGCCGAAGGCCCGCCCAAGGGCGCGCGCGGCTCCCACCGGGAAAAGGCTGGGGAACAACCGCAAGCCGACGCCACCACCCGTCGCAAGGCCAAGACGGCCTACACCAAGGCATCCACCCAGGATACCGACAAGACCAACTACTATTTCCGGCGCGAGGACGTTCTCCAGGACCTGCTCAAGGACGCTTTCGCGCGCCAGGTCTTCGACGACATCTACAACGAACTTCACAAATCCAAGGCCCGGACTCCCGGCCAAAGCACCACCAGCCGCACCCTGGACGTTCGGGTGGGAAAATCCAAATGGAGCCTGGATTTCTCCTCCGGCTTTCTGGGCGGGATCAAGGGAGCGATGCTCAGACAGCTCGACGACGAACAGACCGTCGAGGTCCCTCCGACAAGCATTCTTCCAGGAGCCAAACTCCGGGTCGGCATCAGGCAAGGGGTTGGCAGCGAGCAGAAGACCGTGGAGTTCACCCTGCCCAAGGAC
This portion of the Desulfovibrio sp. genome encodes:
- a CDS encoding DMT family transporter, which gives rise to MLLYGGSFVAMKAAVQYLDPWLIVLGRLLLALAAFSLYWKRIPPINKVRAHIPKLMLMALSEPCLYFVFEAKALTLTQASQAGVITALLPVMVACAAGLFLHERTSRRGWLGLAMGVAGATLLSAFAPEDQYSPNPALGNLLEFAAMACATVYTLMVKHLVRVFPPLFLTAFQVIIGAIFFLPALLISPWPAEIHWEALAAIAYLGIGVSVGAYSLYNYCLSKLTAGSVAAAVNLIPAFTLMLGWLLLGESLQGWQWFGIALILTGARLAGHTP
- a CDS encoding CoA-binding protein — protein: MRKALAGCASVAVVGAKDKPGSPVDRVGRYLIEKGFTVYPVHPVRKDVWGLPTFAKLTDIGQPIDIVNLFRAAENCPEHAREALQLVAPPRIFWMQLGIFSFEARTILSGSPAMVVEDLCLMVEHRRLFQ
- a CDS encoding aminopeptidase P family protein; protein product: MFEAIEVMPAEEIARRHQACRAVLAKTAPEAGGLAVFSRLAIYYLTGTFGNGMLWLPMEGEPVLLIRKGIERAMMESPLSRVVAFRSYGDVPGICAEAGSPLTPVVAAEMNGLSWSLSGLLLSKLKDVRFVPGDMALSKCQAVKTEWELAKIRLCGQRHAKAMVELLPARLKPGMTEREVSHTIWDIFFELGHTGIMRMGSHGEEIFLGHVSAGDSGNYPSVFNGPLGLRGEHPATPFMGYAGQVWRAGEPLSVDCGFALEGYVTDKTQIFWAASGPAISDEVASAHSFCMDVQSFVAENLKPGAIPSELYAHCREWAVKQGFAEGFMGLGGNKVPFLGHGIGLVVDAWPVLAKGFDEPFEAGMVMAVEPKMGIAGVGMVGVENTFEVTPSGGVCLTGDSFGILSVG
- a CDS encoding YkgJ family cysteine cluster protein — encoded protein: MDQTPSAFECRRCGHCCQGDGGIVLTAKDQLRLAEHLGMALGAFLAEHTSRKGEKVHLGVRSDSYCVFFENGCGVHPARPDICRAWPYFRGNLLDSSSWELAQDYCQGINGELSHEQFVKEGLATLKNADVGVTGDPDAPSALKLDGIKAP
- a CDS encoding DnaJ domain-containing protein, with protein sequence MNVAEASKILGLGPEDGPEELKKNYRNLAFSYHPDLNPGDSLAKRKFQHLNEAYLLLKQVMAEGPPKGARGSHREKAGEQPQADATTRRKAKTAYTKASTQDTDKTNYYFRREDVLQDLLKDAFARQVFDDIYNELHKSKARTPGQSTTSRTLDVRVGKSKWSLDFSSGFLGGIKGAMLRQLDDEQTVEVPPTSILPGAKLRVGIRQGVGSEQKTVEFTLPKDYTLGQPIRLKGLGRRIGPWKGDLYLKLTIG